In the genome of Cryptomeria japonica chromosome 8, Sugi_1.0, whole genome shotgun sequence, one region contains:
- the LOC131044789 gene encoding pathogenesis-related protein PR-4-like, with protein MASKVVRWLAICFFVASILCECVKATYTTNNQYNPATHNYALDGLYCATYDSDQSLDWRSQYYWTAYCDQAGQPMGSSLCGTCIQVTNESTGQSVTVRIVDQCQNGGLDLETAAFNAIDGDGQGQFNGHMITTYQFVGC; from the exons ATGGCTTCAAAGGTTGTGAGGTGGCTTGCTATATGCTTCTTTGTGGCTTCCATACTGTGTGAGTGTGTTAAGGCTACGTACACCACGAACAATCAGTATAATCCTGCTACTCATAATTATGCTCTGGATGGGCTGTACTGCGCTACATATGACTCTGATCAGAGCCTTGATTGGCGCAGTCAATACTATTGGACTGCGTATTGTGACCAAGCCGGCCAGCCCATGGGATCTTCCCTCTGCGGCACCTGCATCCAA GTGACAAATGAATCAACAGGTCAAAGTGTGACCGTACGAATTGTGGACCAGTGTCAAAACGGAGGATTGGATTTGGAAACTGCTGCTTTTAATGCCATTGATGGAGATGGACAAGGGCAGTTTAACGGCCATATGATTACTACTTACCAGTTCGTGGGCTGTTAG